A genomic window from Hypomesus transpacificus isolate Combined female chromosome 15, fHypTra1, whole genome shotgun sequence includes:
- the map3k10 gene encoding mitogen-activated protein kinase kinase kinase 10, with product MDPGRESSKSRPTELLSLRTAMEPYPRASSTTNPLPCSSCGGRCDTPPPGFYLSPPPQPPPFSLSMAPPPPMCAALAVGVENGASWNSSTLSSSGSPDTHPTCQGSVTNPYWTAVFDYEATADEELTLRRGDLLEVLSKDSKVSGDEGWWTGKIQDKVGIFPSNYVTRREGANYPQLTPGGPGGMGVGECPLEIDFMELVLEEVIGAGGFGKVYKGVWREEEVAVKAARQDPDEDISATAESVRQEARLFWMLRHPNIISLRGVCLREPNLCLVMEYARGGALNRALAWKKVPPRVLVNWAVQIATGMDYLHNQTFVPVIHRDLKSSNILILEPVEMDDLWGKTLKITDFGLAREWHQTTKMSAAGTYAWMAPEVIKLSLFSKSSDVWSFGVLLWELLTGEVPYREIDALAVAYGVAMNKLTLPVPSTCPEPFALLLAECWSPNPHSRPSFGSILTRLLAIEQSSMFQMPLESFHSLQEDWRLEIQQMFDELRAKEKELRSWEEALARAAEEQKEQEEQLKRREQELAEREIDIVERELNIIIHQMYQEKPRVKKRKGHFKKSRLLKLGRDSNSISLPSGFEHKITVQASPSVDKRKLQGSESTTPPASPGVIPRLRAIRLTPSDGSKTWGRSSACKKEELTTSKKKGRTWGPSSTHQRERVGGEDKLKSLGEGCKVWSSSAPNLGKSPKHAPMTAGFSSLNEMEECGELEESPGSLPNTESSSNGAVEDGGSLWSMGGPGTGPGPGACLGPGGLGPGGLGAQVGSQDSLRRCSQRKKSDVLLLGCASLLASVALGQDLLQLGRIQMLQDEQDQEQRKKKEGLFQRTGRFRRSTSPPSRTLSLSLTRHQDSALACMDPSPSVTLLSLSSLSDCNSTKSLLPSDPDDYPVTPGVGLGPPLAPPAPALNPLLDLRAESFKREPNQSLTPTHVSATMALNRGHRRTPSDGAIRPRAQTLGHRRTPSDGSMPLPPPPGAAAPPLVPRTGLRETQDILRLPDTFAVFPPVLRRKAPPPPLPLPLPVPISDPLLSDPLSTPSPLERPKTLEFAPRPRPTPVRVRPDPWKLASLSRTLSSSPGSSCDSPLGSGDSGTGATRPNLMDMDMEGQTKDSTVPLCGQLQPATLCGQQYS from the exons ATGGATCCTGGCCGTGAGTCGAGCAAGAGCAGGCCCACAGAGCTGCTCAGCCTGAGGACAGCCATGGAGCCCTACCCCAGGGCCAGCAGCAccaccaaccccctcccctgctccagcTGTGGGGGCCGCTGTgacacccctccccctggcttctacctctccccccccccccaaccccctcccttctccctgtccATGGCCCCTCCGCCCCCCATGTGTGCCGCCCTGGCCGTGGGGGTTGAAAACGGGGCCAGCTGgaactcctccaccctctcttcctccggtTCCCCGgacacacaccccacctgccAGGGAAGCGTCACCAACCCTTACTGGACGGCCGTGTTCGATTACGAGGCCACGGCGGACGAGGAGCTGACGCTACGCAGGGGAGACCTCCTGGAGGTCCTCTCCAAGGACTCCAAGGTGTCCGGTGACGAGGGCTGGTGGACGGGGAAGATCCAGGACAAGGTGGGCATCTTCCCCAGTAACTATGTGACGCGGAGAGAGGGGGCCAACTACCCCCAGCTGACCCCCGGAGGCCCGGGCGGGATGGGGGTCGGGGAATGCCCCCTTGAGATCGACTTCATGGAGCTTGTCCTCGAGGAGGTGATTGGGGCCGGGGGGTTCGGGAAGGTCTACAAGGGGGTGTGGCGCGAGGAGGAAGTGGCGGTGAAGGCCGCCAGGCAGGATCCTGACGAGGACATCAGCGCCACAGCAGAGAGCGTGCGTCAGGAGGCCCGGCTCTTCTGGATGCTCAGACACCCCAACATCATCTCCCTGAGGGGGGTGTGTCTCCGGGAGCCCAACCTCTGCCTGGTCATGGAGTACGCTCGGGGGGGGGCTCTGAACCGCGCCCTGGCTTGGAAGAAGGTGCCCCCCCGCGTGCTGGTCAACTGGGCGGTCCAGATCGCCACAGGAATGGACTACCTCCACAACCAGACGTTCGTACCGGTCATTCACAGAGACCTCAAGTCTAGCAACA tccttATCCTGGAGCCTGTAGAGATGGATGACCTGTGGGGGAAGACCCTGAAGATCACAGACTTCGGGCTGGCTCGGGAGTGGCACCAGACTACCAAGATGAGCGCGGCTGGAACCTACGCCTGGATGGCCCCCGAGGTCATCAAGTTGTCCCTGTTCTCCAAGAGCAGCGACGTCTGGAG TTTTGGGGTGCTCCTGTGGGAGCTGCTGACGGGGGAGGTTCCATACCGGGAAATCGACGCGTTGGCCGTGGCGTACGGCGTGGCTATGAACAAACTGacccttcctgtcccctccacctgccctgAGCCCTTTGCCCTGCTGCTGGCAG AGTGCTGGAGCCCTAACCCCCACAGCCGCCCTTCTTTCGGCAGCATCCTGACTCGTCTCCTGGCCATTGAGCAGTCCTCCATGTTCCAGATGCCTCTGGAGTCCTTCCACTCCCTGCAGGAGGACTGGAGGCTGGAGATCCAACAGATGTTTGATGAGCTCCGGGCCAAGGAGAAG GAGCTGAGGTCCTGGGAGGAGGCGCTGGCCCGGGCTGCTGAGGagcagaaggagcaggaggagcagctgaagaggagggagcaggagctggcagagagagagattgacatTGTGGAGCGGGAGCTCAACATCATCATCCACCAGATGTACCAGGAGAAGCCCCGGGTCAAGAAGCGCAAGGGACACTTCAAGAAGAGCAGGCTGCTAAAGCTGGGCCGAGACAGCAACTCCATCAGTCTGCCCTCTG gttttgAGCACAAGATCACTGTGCAGGCGTCGCCCAGTGTGGACAAGAGGAAGCTGCAGGGCAGCGAGAGCACCACCCCTCCCGCCAGCCCCGGGGTCATCCCCCGCCTCCGCGCCATACGAC TGACGCCCAGTGATGGCAGTAAGACCTGGGGGCGGAGCTCTGCATGTAAGAAGGAGGAGCTCACCACCAGTAAGAAGAAGGGGCGGACTTGGGGCCCAAGCTCCAcccaccagagagagagggtcggaGGGGAGGACAA GTTGAAGTCTCTAGGTGAAGGCTGCAAGGTGTGGTCCTCTAGCGCCCCTAACTTGGGCAAGTCCCCCAAACATGCCCCCATGACGGCAGGCTTCTCCAGCCTCAACGAGATGG AGGAGTGCGGTGAGCTGGAGGAGTCTCCGGGCTCTCTGCCCAACACAGAGTCAAGTAGTAATGGAGCGGTGGAGGATGGGGGCTCCTTGTGGAGCATGGGCGGCCCAGGGACagggcctggtcctggggcatgtctggggcctgggggcctggggcctggaggTCTGGGGGCCCAAGTGGGCTCCCAGGACTCCCTGAGGCGCTGTAGCCAGAGGAAGAAGAGTgatgtgctgctgctgggctgtGCCTCTCTGCTGGCCTCTGTAGCTCTGGGACAAGACCTGCTGCAGCTGGGGAGGATACAG ATGCTCCAGGACGAGCAGGACCAGgagcagaggaagaagaaggaggggcTCTTCCAGCGGACGGGACGCTTCCGCCGCAGCACCTCCCCTCCCAGCCGCAcgctgtccctctccctcacccgcCACCAAGACTCCGCCCTGGCCTGCAtggacccctccccctccgtcaccctcctctccctctcctccctctctgactgcAACTCCACCaagtccctcctcccctccgacCCCGACGACTACCCCGTCACCCCGGGCGTGGGCCTGGGCCCGCCCTTGGCCCCGCCCGCCCCCGCCCTCAACCCGCTGCTCGACCTGCGGGCGGAGAGCTTCAAGAGGGAGCCCAACCAGTCCCTGACGCCTACGCACGTCTCCGCCACCATGGCACTGAACCGGGGCCACAGACGCACGCCCTCAGACGGAGCGATACGCCCGCGGGCACAGACGCTGGGGCACCGGAGGACCCCCTCGGACGGCAGCATGCCCCTCCCACCCCCGCCGGGCGCGGcagccccccccctcgtccctcGCACAG gtctgAGGGAGACCCAGGACATCCTTCGTCTCCCGGATACCTTCGCCGTCTTCCCCCCCGTCCTCCGTCGcaaagccccccctcccccactcccactACCACTCCCGGTCCCCATCTCTGACCCCCTCCTCAGCgaccccctctccacccccagccccctggaaAGACCCAAAACACTGGAGTTCgcgcccagacccagacccacccCGGTGCGGGTCCGCCCAGACCCGTGGAAGCTAGCCTCCCTGTCCCGGACCCTGAGCTCATCCCCGGGCAGCAGCTGCGACAGCCCCCTCGGGTCTGGAGACAGCGGGACCGGCGCCACCCGACCCAACCTGATGGACATGGACATGGAGGGCCAGACCAAGGACAGCACCGTGCCGCTGTGTGGACAGCTGCAGCCAGCCACGCTCTGCGGACAGCAGTACTCATAG